In a genomic window of Amblyomma americanum isolate KBUSLIRL-KWMA chromosome 4, ASM5285725v1, whole genome shotgun sequence:
- the LOC144127941 gene encoding ADP,ATP carrier protein-like gives MAFDPVSFAKDFIAGGVAAAISKTAVAPIERVKLLLQVQHASQQITEAQRYKGMVDCFVRIPKEQGFLSFWRGNMANVIRYFPTQALNFAFKDKYKQIFLGGVDKKTQFWRYFAGNLASGGAAGATSLCFVYPLDFARTRLAADIGKGAGQREFTGLGNCLTKIFKSDGLMGLYRGFNVSVQGIIIYRAAYFGFFDTAKGMLPDPKNTPIVISWLIAQTVTTVAGIMSYPFDTVRRRMMMQSGRAKSDLMYKNTLHCWGKIYKTEGGAAFFKGAFSNVLRGTGGALVLVLYDEIKAFIF, from the exons atggctttcgaTCCGGTTTCATTCGCTAAGGATTTCATCGCCGGTGGCGTCGCCGCGGCCATCTCTAAGACGGCCGTCGCGCCCATCGAGCGCGTCAAGCTTCTGCTACAAGTGCAACATGCCTCCCAACAGATCACCGAAGCCCAGCGTTACAAAG GCATGGTCGACTGCTTCGTCCGTATCCCCAAGGAACAGGGCTTCCTGAGCTTCTGGCGTGGCAACATGGCCAACGTCATCAGATACTTCCCCACCCAAGCACTCAACTTCGCGTTCAAGGACAAGTACAAGCAGATATTCCTTGGGGGCGTCGACAAAAAGACCCAGTTCTGGCGCTACTTCGCCGGAAACCTGGCCTCCGGAGGCGCAGCTGGTGCAACCTCTCTGTGCTTTGTCTACCCGCTGGACTTCGCCCGAACCCGGCTCGCCGCCGACATTGGCAAGGGCGCTGGTCAGCGGGAGTTCACTGGTCTTGGCAACTGCCTCACTAAGATCTTCAAGTCCGATGGCCTTATGGGACTGTACCGTGGCTTCAACGTGTCTGTGCAGGGCATCATCATCTACCGGGCAGCCTATTTTGGCTTCTTCGACACAGCCAAGGGCATGTTGCCCGACCCCAAGAACACTCCCATCGTCATCTCTTGGCTCATTGCGCAGACTGTCACCACAGTGGCTGGCATCATGTCCTACCCCTTCGATACTGTCCGGAGGCGGATGATGATGCAGAGTGGCCGGGCCAAGAGTGACCTCATGTACAAGAACACTCTCCACTGCTGGGGCAAGATCTACAAGACTGAAGGTGGCGCCGCTTTCTTCAAGGGAGCTTTCTCCAACGTTCTCCGTGGCACCGGAGGCGCGCTGGTCCTGGTCCTCTACGATGAGATCAAGGCCTTCATCTTCTAG